A DNA window from Helianthus annuus cultivar XRQ/B chromosome 15, HanXRQr2.0-SUNRISE, whole genome shotgun sequence contains the following coding sequences:
- the LOC110911289 gene encoding UDP-glycosyltransferase 89A2-like, translating to MGSHILVFPFPAQGHMLPLLDLTHHLATNGLTITILVTPKNLPILSPLLSSSPNIQPLVLPFPPHPTLPPGVENVKDIGNHGNLPIVNSLARLEDPLIQWFNAHLNPPVAMVSDFFLGWSQHLADQLGIPRICFFSSGAFLTSVLDYCCRNISLVRSQDMTVFHELPNSPSFAWEHLPTLIRAGKESDPEWKSVVDGHIANESSWGWVVNTFDALEGEYMEFLKKFLGHGRVFGVGPVNLLGGSDPMTRGQSVSGSDFDVVGWLDGKGDGSVVYVCFGSQKFLTSDQLEALVIGLEDSGVCYVLVVKPEQGGLVRAGSGRGVVIKGWAPQVAILSHRAVGGFVSHCGWNSVLEAILAGVMILAWPMEADQYVNARLLVEDHGVAVRVCEGPNTVPDSAQLAHMIAESMSGEKVEKLKAKEMKNKAIEAVKEGGSSSLDLERLVKELSSFSQK from the coding sequence ATGGGTTCACACATACTAGTGTTCCCATTTCCTGCTCAAGGTCATATGCTCCCTCTCCTAGACCTAACCCACCACTTAGCCACCAACGGTCTAACCATAACCATCTTGGTCACACCCAAAAACCTCCCCATCTTGAGCCCACTTCTCTCTTCTTCACCCAACATCCAACCCTTGGTCCTCCCCttcccaccccaccccacccttCCCCCTGGTGTAGAAAATGTTAAAGATATCGGTAACCATGGAAACCTCCCCATCGTTAATTCACTGGCCAGATTAGAAGATCCACTCATCCAGTGGTTTAACGCCCATCTTAACCCGCCTGTTGCTATGGTCTCTGACTTCTTCCTCGGCTGGTCCCAACACTTAGCAGACCAGCTGGGGATCCCCAGGATTTGTTTCTTCTCATCCGGTGCGTTCTTAACTTCGGTTCTTGATTACTGCTGTCGGAATATCTCGTTGGTTCGATCACAGGACATGACAGTTTTTCATGAATTGCCGAATTCGCCTAGTTTTGCATGGGAACATCTTCCCACATTGATTCGGGCCGGTAAGGAATCCGACCCGGAATGGAAGTCGGTTGTCGATGGTCATATCGCGAATGAGTCGAGTTGGGGATGGGTTGTGAATACCTTTGATGCATTGGAGGGGGAGTACATGGAGTTTTTGAAGAAGTTTTTGGGTCACGGGCGGGTTTTTGGAGTCGGGCCGGTTAATTTGCTTGGCGGGTCGGATCCTATGACACGTGGACAGTCAGTTTCGGGTTCGGATTTTGATGTGGTTGGATGGCTTGATGGGAAAGGTGATGGGAGTGTGGTGTATGTGTGTTTTGGGAGTCAAAAGTTTCTTACAAGTGACCAATTGGAGGCTTTGGTAATTGGGCTTGAAGATAGTGGGGTTTGTTATGTTCTGGTGGTGAAACCGGAACAAGGTGGTTTGGTTCGGGCCGGGTCGGGTAGAGGAGTTGTGATAAAGGGTTGGGCTCCACAAGTGGCGATACTGAGTCATCGGGCTGTGGGTGGGTTTGTGAGTCATTGTGGGTGGAACTCGGTTTTGGAAGCGATTTTAGCTGGAGTGATGATACTGGCCTGGCCTATGGAGGCGGACCAGTATGTTAATGCTAGGTTGTTGGTTGAGGACCATGGCGTAGCTGTGCGGGTTTGTGAAGGCCCGAATACTGTGCCTGACTCGGCCCAGTTGGCTCACATGATTGCGGAGTCAATGAGTGGGGAAAAGGTTGAGAAGTTAAAAGCAAAAGAAATGAAAAACAAGGCGATTGAAGCAGTAAAAGAAGGTGGAAGTTCATCACTGGATTTGGAGAGGCTGGTTAAGGAGTTGTCAAGTTTCAGCCAGAAGTGA